The genomic window CTAAAAATCGGCATTCAGGCGGAGAAGGACTCTATTCTCTATTATAATGAGGCTGCAAAAAACACAAGGCACGAAGGAGGAAAAAAGGCATTTGAACAACTGACTAATGAAGAGAAAAAACATTTACAAAGACTGACAGAATTGCTGAAGGTATTAAAGAAGATACCGTAATAATCGTTTCCTGTTATTTGCAGTGGTTTTTATCGCAGGTGAATCCCGTTGTGTTTTTTAATTTAATCCTTGAGGCTGGCTCACGAAGCAGGAAAGAGAGGATTTCGCGGCTTTTCTGTAAACAGGAGAATGATAAAAATAAGGAGGTGCCTATGCTTGACAGACGTGAATTTTTAACGATAACAGGCGCAGGAGGGGCTGCCCTGTTATTCGGTATTCCAAACCCCATACTTGCATCAACAGAAAAGGAGGAGAAAACTATGCCGTACACAGCAAAGGATTATGCAAAGCTTATTGGTATGGAGGGGTTCAGCGAGACGCTTTTGAAAAACCACTTCACCCTCTATCAGGGATATGTGACAAACACGAACAAGGCGCTCGATATCCTCGGCCAGATGCTGAAGGATGGAAAGACAGCAACGCCGGAGTTTGCAGAATTAAAGAGGAGGCTGGGCTGGGAGTTCAATGGAATGCGGCTCCATGAATATTATTTTGAAAATCTTGGGAAAAAAGGCGGTATCAATAAAGAGGGCGCCCTTGCCAAGAAAATAACCGAGGAATTCGGGAGTTACGAGATGTGGGAAAAGGACTTCAAGGCAGTGGGAGCCATGCGGGGGATTGGATGGGCTGTCCTTTATCAGGACAACGCCAATGGGAGGCTTATCAACTTCTGGATCAACGAGCATGACGTAGCGCATCCTGCGGGGTGTAATCCGCTCCTGATCATGGACGTATTTGAGCACGCATTTATGATCGATTATGGCCTCAAGAGGGCAGATTACATCGAGGCATTCTTCAAGAATATCGATTGGTCAGCCGCAGAGGCAAGGATGAAATAGCATTAATTAGGCTTTTGGCGCTTTACCCCCCCCTGTTTCCCCCCGTTTACGGGGGGGGGATTATGGGGGTGTTTGAAATTCCTAACATCAAACTAACCCTGTCAGGGTTGGCTCACGGATTTCGTAATGGTGATTTTGTCTTTTTCGGTATATTCGGGTGGTGAAGGATATGAGGATGTTTTCACAGGAAAGGAGGCAAATAAAAAAATAACGTGCTTTACTGGATAATGTAGTCTGAACGTATTGTCAGGAAAGGAGTAGAAAATGAGGAAAATAGGGATGTTCATAGGCGTGATTTCTGTTTTTGGCATTCTCCACCTTACCCAGGCATTTGCCCAACAGGGGATGCAGTGGCGAGGGGGTGGCGGATGGGGAGCGGGCGCCCCGTACAGCAGGATGTATGACCTGAAGACCGTTGAGACCATCAGCGGGGAAGTCGTCAGCGTGGACGTTATTACTCCGGTAAAAGGGATGTGCTACGGGGTGCATCTGATGGTAAAGACGGAAAAGGAAACCATTTCCGTTCATTTAGGCCCGGGCTGGTATATCGAAAACCAGGATACCAAAATCGAGCCGAAGGACAAGGTTGAAGTAACAGGTTCACGGATCACCCTTGACGGCAAACCAGCGATTATTGCAACGGAAGTGAAGAAAGGCGAAGAGATCCTGAAGCTCCGGGATGAAAAAGGGGTTCCTCTTTGGAGTGGTTGGAGAAAACGTTCATGATCCCTGAAGCGGCTTCTTATCGGTAGAGCGACGAGTCTCGTCGCTCAGCCACCACAGCTTTGAAAGTCCGTAGGGACACGGTGCCCCGTGTCCTTGCGGACTTTCAGGAATAAGGATTGAATGACGATGGATAAATCAAAGGTCAATCTGGTAATCGATGCCCTGCTATTTCTCTGTGTTATGGCAATGACCGGGATCGGAATACTCATGAAGTTTGTCTTACTGCCCGGCAAGGATACCTGGGCTGTCTACGGCAGAAAAGTGGAGTTGTTCTTGTTTGGCATGGACCGCCACCAATGGGGAACGATTCATATGATCATTGCCTTTGTCTTTCTGGGATTGGCGGCGCTTCATGTCGTCCTCCACTGGAAGATGATTGTGTCGTTTTATCCCCGATTAATTGGAAATAAGACTGCGAGACGAATCATTGCCGTGATGCTTGTCATTGTGGCTCTGTTTTTTGTGACCTTTCCCTTGGTTGTAAAACCTGAAGTGCAGGAACCGGAGCATAAAGGACGAAACTACCGGTAAATTCCCCCTTCCTTCTTGAAGGATATTCCTCAAAACCTCTTTAACAATGGGGAAGTCAGGGGGTTATCCGGTACGCTATGAAAAAATCGCGATTCATCGAATTTTTGATACGGCATAACGAGCTTGATCAGTCTGGATTTGAGGAATGGGTCTTTTATCCCGGCATGCTATTTCATAGCCAGGATAAATGGTGGGAAGACGGAGGGGTGCGCCAGAGACCCCACGAAGGAGTAGATTTCTGTTTTTACCGTGACGCGGCGGGACAATTTCACAACCTGGACAAGAAAACAAAAATTCCCGTGATGTACGATGGAGAAATCGTGAATATTCAGGATGATTTTCTGGGGAAATCTCTCTTTCTGCGTCACGACATCTCTGATAATTACGGGAACAGGCTTTATACCATGTATGGCCATACGAGTCCCTATCGTGGTGCTGAAGTTGGAAGGATTTTCCGGGAAGGAGAAACAATTGCTGCAATTGCAGATGCCGAAAGGAAAAACACACAGATTGCTTCTCATTTGCATATCTCCGTGGCATGGCTGCAGAAGTCTTTCCCTCACGAAAGGCTTGACTGGAAAACGATAAATGATGACCGTGTTGTGACACTTTGTGATCCCTTGGAGTTTATCGAGAGGAAATACAAAGTACGGCGTGGCGTTCTCTGGAAGAAATCCGGCGGATAGCGCAGGGGAGAAGCATTTGGCAGGAGAAGAGAAATGTATTTTTTTGTACGGGTAAGGACTTCACTCTTACCCGGCCGTTAATATTACAATACAAACCATTGGAGGATACTCATGAAAAAATCTTTGGGCCAAAAAACTATCGTATATCCAACCCCCGTCCTTATTGTGGGAACCTATGACAAGGCGGGAAAACCCAATGCGATGAATGTTGCCTGGGGCGGGCTTTGTTGTTCCAGTCCGCCATCTATTGCGATATCCATCAGGAAGGCTACCTATACCTATGGAAATCTGGTGGAACGAAAGGCCTTTACGGTAAATATCCCGTCGGAATCTTACGCGAAGGAGGCCGATTATTTCGGCATCGCATCGGGCGGAAAGGAAGACAAGTTTTCCGCAACGGGGCTTACTCCGGAAAGGAGTAGCCTTGTAGATGCGCCGTATATCAAAGAATTTCCGCTTGTTCTGGAATGCAAGCTTACGTATACGATTGAGATCGGATTACACACCCAGTTTATTGGTGAGATCATGGATGTCAAGGTCGAGGAGTCTGCGCTGGGGGAAAGTGGTATCATTGATATGGAAAAGCTTCACCCGATTTTATATGCCCCGGAGATCCGCGCCTATTATGGAGTGGGAAAACCTCTTGGCAAGGCATTTTCCATAGGAAAGCAGGTAAAGGTTTCGTGATATGAACATTAAGGTTGTTTCCTAGTTTTCCGCATGTCTTGGAAGGGTACCATAAAACATACAATAATCAAGTTTTACCCCGCTATCTTTCTGCCTTTTTTTACCTTTTTCTGCCTCGGGATCAAGGCTTCTAAGCCTTTTTTCTCTCATTTTTACCCACTCAATAAGGAGAAGACACAAAAAACAAGGACATTTCTTTGCGCTTGTTTTTAAAAGCACGGGGAGAGAATATGTTTGACTTGAATTGGAAAAGGCTTATACTTTTTAAATGAGACTCAATTTCTTTTGTTTGAGCTCATAGGTGAATTGTTCTGTACTATTACTTCATGAGTGAGATGAAATAAATGTCAAAAGTGGGCAATAATACTTATAAAATTGCTTTGGTAGGAAATCCAAATGTCGGGAAAAGTGTTATATTTGGTTTGTTAACCGGAAAATACGTAACGGTATCGAACTATCCTGGGACAACGGTAGAGGTTACCCGTGGAGTTTGCAATGGCCTGGATGGAGGGATTGAAGTCGTAGATACGCCGGGGGCAAACAGTCTTATTCCTCTTTCTGAGGATGAGTGTGTTGCAAGGGATATGCTGCTGGAAGAGGATAACAAACACGTTGTTCAGGTAGTGGATGCAAAGAATCTTCGGCGTGGCCTTTTGATTACTACCCAGCTTGCAGAGATGGGGCTGCCTGTTGTGATCACATTGAATATGTGGGATGAACTTTTAGACAGAGGAATGAATGTTGATGTAAATGTATTGCAGGAAAAATTGAGTGTCCCTGTTATAAAAACCATTGCCACTCATCGGGTAGGGGTAAGTGCGTTATTCAGCTCTATACCAAATGCAAAAGTTCCTAATCTTCGTATTCATTACGGTGATCTGATCGAAGCAAGTATTTTAAAGATAGAGAAAATATTGCAGGGGAAAACAACAGTATATGGACGGGCATTGGCCATCATGCTTTTATCGGGCGATGAAGCCCTTGAAGAAAAATTACGACATAAACTCGCAGACGGCTCGCTTGCAGAAATTCAACGCATACGAGATGAAACCCAAGGCCATTTAAGCAGTCCGTTGAGTTACGTGATCAACATCAAACGGGCGAATTTTGTAGATTCATTGGTTGGCAAAGTAACGCTTACCTTCAAGAAAGAAAAAGAAACGCATCCGGTTTTACGGAAAACATTTTTTTATTTTCTTGTGCCATTGGCCTCTTTTTTCATGGGATATAAGCTTTCGGCATTAGTGATGTACCTCATTGTATCCCAATTTTCTTCCGGCAGTATTTTGCCTCTTATTGTTTCTCTTACCATTGGCGGTATATCAGCTCTATCGTTCTCACGGTACCTTTATTTGAGAGAATACCGGGCAAAGAGTACCATTGCTGAGGTATTGGGGCGTATAACCATGCATCCGGTGGCGGCCTTTCCCCTTTTGCTTATTATTTTGTGGATTATTTATAAGTTGGTGGGAGAATTTGGGGCGGGGACTTGTGTGGA from Candidatus Brocadia sp. includes these protein-coding regions:
- a CDS encoding DNA-binding protein encodes the protein MRKIGMFIGVISVFGILHLTQAFAQQGMQWRGGGGWGAGAPYSRMYDLKTVETISGEVVSVDVITPVKGMCYGVHLMVKTEKETISVHLGPGWYIENQDTKIEPKDKVEVTGSRITLDGKPAIIATEVKKGEEILKLRDEKGVPLWSGWRKRS
- a CDS encoding flavin reductase family protein, whose product is MKKSLGQKTIVYPTPVLIVGTYDKAGKPNAMNVAWGGLCCSSPPSIAISIRKATYTYGNLVERKAFTVNIPSESYAKEADYFGIASGGKEDKFSATGLTPERSSLVDAPYIKEFPLVLECKLTYTIEIGLHTQFIGEIMDVKVEESALGESGIIDMEKLHPILYAPEIRAYYGVGKPLGKAFSIGKQVKVS
- a CDS encoding DUF4405 domain-containing protein, with protein sequence MTMDKSKVNLVIDALLFLCVMAMTGIGILMKFVLLPGKDTWAVYGRKVELFLFGMDRHQWGTIHMIIAFVFLGLAALHVVLHWKMIVSFYPRLIGNKTARRIIAVMLVIVALFFVTFPLVVKPEVQEPEHKGRNYR
- a CDS encoding M23 family metallopeptidase, coding for MKKSRFIEFLIRHNELDQSGFEEWVFYPGMLFHSQDKWWEDGGVRQRPHEGVDFCFYRDAAGQFHNLDKKTKIPVMYDGEIVNIQDDFLGKSLFLRHDISDNYGNRLYTMYGHTSPYRGAEVGRIFREGETIAAIADAERKNTQIASHLHISVAWLQKSFPHERLDWKTINDDRVVTLCDPLEFIERKYKVRRGVLWKKSGG
- a CDS encoding ferrous iron transporter B, translated to MSKVGNNTYKIALVGNPNVGKSVIFGLLTGKYVTVSNYPGTTVEVTRGVCNGLDGGIEVVDTPGANSLIPLSEDECVARDMLLEEDNKHVVQVVDAKNLRRGLLITTQLAEMGLPVVITLNMWDELLDRGMNVDVNVLQEKLSVPVIKTIATHRVGVSALFSSIPNAKVPNLRIHYGDLIEASILKIEKILQGKTTVYGRALAIMLLSGDEALEEKLRHKLADGSLAEIQRIRDETQGHLSSPLSYVINIKRANFVDSLVGKVTLTFKKEKETHPVLRKTFFYFLVPLASFFMGYKLSALVMYLIVSQFSSGSILPLIVSLTIGGISALSFSRYLYLREYRAKSTIAEVLGRITMHPVAAFPLLLIILWIIYKLVGEFGAGTCVDFFEEKIFGRSLIPSGGFDLSIYIPFIQKTYVVTHVNFQGFNYYFGLLAQKMMNKDNIVFELFLNEQSGLVQVGLTYAIAIVFPIVGFFFLAFGIMEDSGYLPRLAVMVDKVFKRIGLNGKAVLPMVLGLGCDTMATLTTRILNTRKERIIATLLLALAIPCSAQLGVISSVLGRVSGIYFALYVFVICTQLLFVGYLSSKVLPGAPSDFLMEIPPFRMPKLSNIFIKTVYRIHWFLKEAVPLFMLGTLALFVATKLGVLSFVERMGAPITRNFLGLPAETTHGFILGFLRRDYGAVSIFKTLEEKGGRAGIDPKQLLVSLVVITLFIPCFANFLVMIKEQGTKNAFLMFAFIFPYSILIGGILRVILP
- a CDS encoding Fe-Mn family superoxide dismutase, yielding MLDRREFLTITGAGGAALLFGIPNPILASTEKEEKTMPYTAKDYAKLIGMEGFSETLLKNHFTLYQGYVTNTNKALDILGQMLKDGKTATPEFAELKRRLGWEFNGMRLHEYYFENLGKKGGINKEGALAKKITEEFGSYEMWEKDFKAVGAMRGIGWAVLYQDNANGRLINFWINEHDVAHPAGCNPLLIMDVFEHAFMIDYGLKRADYIEAFFKNIDWSAAEARMK